From Periophthalmus magnuspinnatus isolate fPerMag1 chromosome 1, fPerMag1.2.pri, whole genome shotgun sequence:
tgtatttctgttactttttatatttgttcatgCTCTTTAACCAGTTAATCTTGAGACAGACTGATTCTTGATTCGCTCTGTTCCTGGAGGCAGTATCTGTTGAGGTATCAGCAGGTACTCAGTAATGTAATCACTGTAGAAAGAAACAACTGCTTTGATATACGTGGTACttatgtgataaatatttagttgtCTGTTTAGGTGTAATTATCATAGACTAAAATGCTTAAAAGTTGTTCCACAAGCGCATGCTTGGCAGATGTGGGAGGGGGAGGTGAATCAGGGGTAAAAGGTTGAAAATGATGATTGAAAAAAGGACAAACTCAAAGGGAGATTTCACAGTGGAGGGACCTGAGCTGtgatacaaaatggatttgcTACCAAGAGCTTTGATTCTCAGTCTTCTGTCATCTGCTGGTAATAataacatttcatatttatttatgtttttacttaaCGATAGTGGATAACCTTGTATGAATtatattcattttgtttgtatagATTTGTATGGTTCTTGACATTGCTTCAGTTGGATTTATTACAACTAAGAACTAAGTCAGATTTAATTTCAATACATGAACTGTAGAAAAACCTGattaatacattaatacaatgACATACTTTTTTAATCATACTTTGATTTCTTGCTTTTGGTTGTGGTTGGTGCAGTGTCCCTTTGGTCCACCAGCATTGTTTGTTCAGGATATTTACTTTGGGGAGGTGACTGTGTTTTTGAGCTGGTTCATAGAGTTGAatacgtgtgtgcgtgtgttcacgtctgtgtgtgtgttcacgtgtgtgtgtgagtgtgtgtacgtgtgtttttgcatgtgttggggtgtgtcggtgtgtgtgtgtgtgtgtgtcggtgttcacgtgtgtgtgtgtgtgtgtgttcacgtgtgttcacgtgtgtgtgtgttcacgtgtgtgtgggggtgtgttcacgtgtgtgtgtgtgtttaggtgggTGTgttcacgtgtgtgtgtgtgtgtgttcacgtgtgttcacgtgtgtgtgtgtgttcacgtgtgtgtgttcacgtgtgttcacgtgtgtgtgtgcgcagtgTGGAGTCAGGCCCCTGTTGTCACTGTGGAGCCGAAGGTCGTCACTGTCCGCCAGGGGGAGTCCGTGAGCTTCAGGTGCAAAGCGGGCGCTTCTCCGTCAAACGTGGTGTGGAGAAAAACCAACAGCCAGCGGCTTCCAGGTCAGACAGAGTTGACTGTGTAATCACAGCGCCATAACTGTTTATTTAAACATGGGCCTCACTGTGGGCCTCACCTTCAGATAACGTCAAGATCGGCCCTGATAACCTCCTGCTGACCATTGTCAACGTGCGCCCCGACAACCAGGGCCAGTACCGCTGTGTGGCGGGGGTCCCCGCGGGAAGAGCGTTTGACACGGCCATCCTCAATGTCAAATGTGAGCATCTTTGTTTCTCCAAGTAACCTACAGTTTATGTCACTACTAGTTTCATTTTCATAGACTAACAAATCATGGGCCAGCCtgcatgcattttatttttatctgacTCCACATATTAATTCAATAATAggccacatttcaaaacatgttttatttaaaacatgttttgactAACACTGTTGTTTCAGTCCCACCTAAAGTCCGCCTGAGCCCAGCAGGACCCCTCAGAGTCAGGATGGGAGACCCTGTGGCAGTGGAGTGTAGTGCCACGGGCCGACCACGACCAAAGATGACCTGGAAACGCCAGGGGTCCACACTGCAGCTGGTGACCACCACTACAAGTGACATCAACACCATCCAGGTACCTGCATTATTTTAGAGAAAAGACTCaaatagtcttggtttatttcactgttttttttttttcagtggccTGCTGTGCGCCCTGAGGACTCAGGATTGTATCTCTGCCAGGCTGAAAACACAGAGGGCATGAGCGTGGGCAAAGTGGAGATTATTGTGGAGGGGGGACCAGGGGCCCCTGTGGCCTCAGTCAGCCCCACACAGATAACGGCCATTGAGGGGCACACAGTCACTATACAGTGTCATGCCACGGGTAAGATATGAATATAAGGTTATAACGTCTATTCTGATTTACATTAGGATAGAGGTCGCCACAATGTATGTTTATTCTGCTCACCCATTTCATGTTCCCATCTGAAGGCTCACCGACTCCAGAGATCACCTGGTCCAAGCTCAGAGCTCcattgccatggaaacacacTGTGGAGGGTGGAGTCTTGACTTTGAATAGCGTGGGCCGCCAAGACTCGGGACAGTACATCTGTAATGCCACTAACATACACGGCTACAGCGAGGCCTACACAGACATGGAGGTCGAGAGTGAGTGGATATGGGGGGAAAgctaaagttttattttaaagtaacattcACTAATACAGTGTCCTTCTAGTTTAAAGGTAATAGTATATAAATGTGATAACTTATCTCACACAGTGATAAAAACTGTACTTAAACGTAGCATCATTTTCTGGTTTTatctccacagcgcccccttatGCCACCTGTTTGCCTGACCACCTGAGGCTTCACGCTGGCGACGCCCTCCGGCTCCAGTGTCTCGCTCATGGCACTCACCCCATTTCTTTCCAGTGGAGCGTTTCAGGCCGTGCCGCACTGCCTCCTGGAGCAGAGGTGACCAAGGATGGAAAACTGTTTGTTCCTCACATCAGGGCGGCTGACAGTGGAACATACACATGTGTAGCCACTAATCACATTGGCTCCAGCACCTCCACTGCCAGAGTCACTGTGAGAGGTGAGCCATGGGAACGCAGGCTTTTCATTACACTTCATTATTTCTTAAAACTGTAATCCTTTTCTTTACAGGTTGAACCGACATGGCGTCTGTGAACTATTCAAACTTTCAGGACAGTAGAAAAAGTAATTTGCAagataacaaatataaaatacaccAAAATCAATATGAACCCAAGGCAGTCATTGTATGTTAATCAAAGAAAAATGAACGCCCTATTTACCCACCTACTCAGTTCTACATGTACTGCCCTATTAACAGTATGTGATCATAAGCAACgctatttataatgcactttacatttgagttGTCAACCTTCTCACAATAAAAACTCTTTCTGTTACTACACAGGGGCTTAATCTTTTGCACATGTTATTTTAAAGGTTACAGTACTAGCCTGTCCAGTCAGTGCTTACAACCTGCATTTATTCACAGCTATGGTAGTTTATTCAAATTTAATTACATAAGCCTTATTTTTTAAATTGGGTTTATGTTGTAAAGGAACTAGTCTCTTTGTCTGACACTTGGAAAAAATGAGCCTCGCTTCATGTGAGGTGCAAGTGTGACATTTAAAGATCCTTGAAAACAGATTTTGGACGCAGCCTGCTTCTACAGCTGCTGCCAGATCAACGCCTTTTTCTGAACTGTGACCAGCCTCCACAGAGAAAACAACACTAGGCATTTGAGCCTTTGCTTGTACAGCCTTCTGTACTAGCATCTTCAAAGCTACAGAGAGGAAGTATCTGCCCTTTGTCACCTGCGTCCACCCCCTCACTTCACAAGCGCTGAGCCAGACATAATACATGGACCCTAGAGAGCAGAACAGAGGAGGGTCTACAAATATGCTCACTTTTATATTAAAGGAAAAGGTTAAACAGGCAAAGGGAAACTTCTCCAAACTATTCATGTTATTGTGTGTttatagttaaaggtgcactgtgtaagcTTTCTGGGGGTAGGTCCAGCACCTGAATGTCTAcatagaatgtttcacagtgtggcattaaacttatctatcttcatgaagacagCAGGCGTTACACACAGAGGCAAGAACTTATGTGCTACTTTACTGACAGGTTACCAGCTTACACTGAACTGAGCTGTTTATGCTAAACTGCTCATCACACAGTTAAGTCAGTCTCCCTTAATGACACCTACACACCATTACTGACACCTACTtgaataatttggtatttttgtaACTGAATATTAAATATGATACATATATAAGTGCCACACATAAATGAACCGAGAGTATAAACAGAAGAAGATTACAAAATGAAAAGTTATTGGGGCGTGTCTTTTTATAACACATATGATCAGGGTGCCACACCCTCCCCTGCGTTTCCCACTCTTATCCAAAAGTAGTTCCCTTAAGTACAATGGTTACATATTATACCATTAGCATTAGTAGCAGGATACCCAAAGATACCAACTTTGTATAGAAATAACCACACACACTTCTCAACAATCTTGTAAATATACTCAACTAGTCTCTCATTGCACTTTTTCTTAACCTTTAGCATTTCTACTTATAGTCTTTGTGAGTTTATGACATTAAAACTGTTTTAATAAGCTGCTTGTCAGGAGTCAAACGGCCATGGTCTCCATAGTCTCTGTGAACATGTGGGTGGCACACTCGTCTCAATGGTCCACGCCCACTGTTTTTGTGATTGGCTGTCCGCAGCTCTAACTGTGGGTTTATGTGTGATGAAGATGTCAACCTCAGCTGGACATCTGTCTCTTGCATTTTCATCAGAGTGATGGCTGATGAGCTGCTCCTGACGTACCTCAGCCTCTGCTGTCTCCAGACCATCTTCTTCTGCTGTACTGACCTGGTCAtcagggagatgagggtcctcCGCCTCGAGCGGCTACTCCAGCGTCACAGTGGAGTATAAATGGTTGTGTTAtggttgtgtgtgtgacagTCTATGAGCTTGTTTAAAGTGTCTTTGTAGCTTTCTGTCCGTGTTATGGGTGTGCCAGGGGGTGGTTGGCACTGCTGTCGTAGAATTTGGCATCCCCTACATAGTTTTAGCAAGGACACCTCCAGTCCATTGTAGACATGTCTCTGTGGTTATGACATGATCCAACTATTACAGAATTTGTCCTTCTTTAACATTATCAGTTTCCTTGGTCAAGCCGTCTCATATAAGCGGTCTGCTATACACTGTTCATTTTATCTCGGCTTGTCTCCAGACTGTCCTGCTTAGCCCCAATTTAAACTCTGTGTGTGGAAGTATAAACAAACTTGTGCTGCCTCAGACAgagtctcctgcctctcttAACAACTCTAGGACTCGTTAGGACAACACTTATTTTCCCAAATAGACGCCACACAGGGGTTaccaccaagttacaggtcaggccAGTGAAGTGGCAACTtcgctcagagtaagaatgaaCATTTTTCAAGttagttcatgttttggttttttttttttttttttgttttgttttttcaaaaactcctcctgtaattgaacaaaagAAGTGTAATGCCAAGTGCCTTTAATGTTTTGagtttacatatatatttctaCAGAAGAGCAAACTAGAGGATGTACAAATGATACATAATAGTGCTATAATGGTCTTATGAATTTATCAcaacatatcaaatattttaattaaaaaaaatatactctTTATTCTAAGCAGTACATTTAGTGACTCATTAAAACTGAACATAAGGTTTGAGGTTTGGAGCCTATAGTCTGCAAAATAACTATCTTAATATTTAAATCCCAAAGAATTGTAAAATGTGTACAACAAGAAAAGGAAATGTCTGCAACTAAAATGATCATTAGTTACAGCATTACGATATAGGAGGAAGATTAAAAAGGAAGAAGTAATTCATTTTGACATGTGTTTAGGATTAACTCTGTGGTTGACATATTTGCATCCACAGAATGCACTCAAATAGGAGCAACACATAAACATTGGAGTTTATAGGACACCCCAGATCAGGTTCGACACGTCCCCACAAATGGCGCATGGCGAGTTAAGAATCCCTGCATTTGTTTACACTGCACTAGCTCTTGGCCACACACTGCTTGGTCCTTAGAGCGAAGTggaaaaatatatcaaatgGAAAACGACATTTGTCTTGCTGCTGGCTGCCTAGAAGGAGAGCAAATATTTAGGATAATCGTGAGTAAGgataaatagatttaaaaatatttattcaggAAGGAAACTACAAATGACAGCTGCCTCGTATAGAAAGTGAATAGTGCTAGGGAGTTTCTATGGAGATCACCTGTAGCATACTGATGGCAATATTGGTTTTGTCACTGTTTCTCTATTGACTAGAAAGtatgatatcttttgaatgCATTAAAATTGGATTTACAACACAAAGCATACAAACTGTGTAGTCGACAGCCTGGCTTATTATAAATCATTGAGCATAAACAACTTTCGATGCTGCAGTGTAACAAAAAACATTGCACAAactgttttctgttgtttctaTGGTGTTGTAAATGTTGTGATCTTTTCGTATCTCAACCACAAACCATCCATGCATGTACATTACTAGCTCCATGTAAGACACCAGTGTGGCGTCATCTGAAAACCGCTTGAGGTTTTGAAAAAAACTGAAGTTGCACTTCTGGTTAAAAATATACCGTATAAAAACTCAGAGGCTGCACAGCACATGCCTCAGTGaaccatacacacacagagctgtttCTGTGCAGTAAACTGTGTCCATTAAAAGTCATTAAACTATGTAGCGCATAGTGCAGTGGTGCAAGGTTTTCATGACAAAAATGGAGAATAAGGTAGATACCAGTAGCAGAAACCaaggtgtgtgttgtgtatcaaTCTAGTCCCGTTCACAGTTATGGCCGGTATGGAGGAGTGGAGGCGGACTTACTTGGAAGGGTTCTGATCATCTTGGCTGGGTTCTGCCTGGGAGTGACCTCCATTTTATCTTAAGTTGTCATACAGATAAGGATGTGTCATGTACTACAAagaatattttatattcaaatagtATTCAATCCCACCTTTTTGGGGGGGAAACACTGGCATAGTTAACATCACAGTTTTTCCAATGAgctgacattttatttttggaacaaATGCATGTGATCTGTAAGGCCCTTTTTCcataagaaaaaacatataggCCTATTTGGGATTTGAGTCAGATGCTTTACTACTATGAACTTCCTAAAGACTTTAAGCacagtgtttctgtgtttgtttgtccaaAGATCAAGGCTAAACATTTAGAAAATGTTTCCAGTGAAATGTCAGCCTGATTCATTAATTTGTGACTCTTGTGGGAACTGATCTCCAACTCTCCCACGCTCATGGAGGGGATCTGTGCGATGtaaataccacatattttgcatttagcGACAGAATAATACTTGAAAATGTTGTTGCATGATTGACTACATTACACTATACAATACATAAACGAAGCACTGGTTTCACCACGTCCGGTCTCTGAAGCTCTGCCACAAGCATGTGAGCTGATGACTCATGCACAAGGTCACATGAACCAAATATCCAAATcacaacatacacatacattagAAGTTAGACATGCTGTTTCTTTTAGTTAGCTCATTGTTTACTGAAGATGCTTAAGGAAGATGTTCAAATTGCGTTTGTCACCATGATCATgatttgtgtgtctctgtgcattTTCCCATCTGTCTCCTTCGTGTCTGGGTTACTGCCTACGCTAATGtgaaaatcatgaaaaatgAACCAGACTTAAGATGGTGCTTGAAAAGTCAATGACAAGAGCCAACGACAGAATGAAAGGGGAAAAACAGGTCACCACAGCTTTGTTTTCTCTCACTGTTACAGAACTGAGAAAACCCACACATACAAACCCGATAACAatgtgaactccaacatgtaACTTTGTAACTGTAACACTCTTAAATCATATTAGTCTTGTATCTTTCTTAATCCTTCCACAAGCACATTATGTCCAAAGTCTAgctctggacacacaacagTGGCGACACCAAATCAACAATTATTAACTAGGATCACTCTAAAACATAATGTTAAGGTTAAAGTTCACCACACCTAATCTGGCAACTCTATACTCATTTGAGCTCTTTATTCTTCTTTTATAATGCAGGCCCATGGGGAGCGAAGCAAAACAAGATGACAGAAATGAAATTAacgaaatgaaacaaaatgaagaaCTGGAACAAACAGAGATAAATCATTGTGGAAGCGTTGCTTCTTATACATGCAGCACTGTCTCAATGCAATACATCTACAACAATAGTACATTAAAGACTATGTTCTGCCATGTGGCTCAATGGTAGTGTTGTTGTGCAAATGCAAATCATTTCGTCTTCCTCTGTCCTGTTCCATGCAGTTAGCCACATGACCTCCCGTGCTGTCGCAATGAAGCCAATAAACTTTCACTAACGTAGTATTTTCAGAATAGTCTTACTCATGCTCTTTAGAGTCAAAATCTGGCCTTTCTGAAGCAAGGGACCATACCCACAGCTACTGAGGTCAGAAAGTACTTA
This genomic window contains:
- the LOC117372293 gene encoding basement membrane-specific heparan sulfate proteoglycan core protein-like; translated protein: MDLLPRALILSLLSSAVWSQAPVVTVEPKVVTVRQGESVSFRCKAGASPSNVVWRKTNSQRLPDNVKIGPDNLLLTIVNVRPDNQGQYRCVAGVPAGRAFDTAILNVKFPPKVRLSPAGPLRVRMGDPVAVECSATGRPRPKMTWKRQGSTLQLVTTTTSDINTIQWPAVRPEDSGLYLCQAENTEGMSVGKVEIIVEGGPGAPVASVSPTQITAIEGHTVTIQCHATGSPTPEITWSKLRAPLPWKHTVEGGVLTLNSVGRQDSGQYICNATNIHGYSEAYTDMEVETPPYATCLPDHLRLHAGDALRLQCLAHGTHPISFQWSVSGRAALPPGAEVTKDGKLFVPHIRAADSGTYTCVATNHIGSSTSTARVTVRGEPWERRLFITLHYFLKL